Sequence from the Prunus persica cultivar Lovell chromosome G5, Prunus_persica_NCBIv2, whole genome shotgun sequence genome:
GTTATGTAactttttaacttcttttgttCGTTAACTTCTGTAACTTTCAATTGCTCATTTCTCTCGAACATACGTATACAATATGTGGTTTGAGAACAGAGGAACATATGTAATCCTGCTCCTTCATTTCAACATTGATCCTAAGATACCTGTTTCTGCAAATATATTGGCCCTTATTGGATAAACAAGATGCATGATTTAAGCCATTTGATAAacataaagtaaaaaagaatagCAATGGTACCGTTCAGTGATTAAAAAGGTAAAGTAGTATTATAATTCTACaaacaaaatacaatacaAGTGTCACTCATAGctatagaaaaaagaatatcAATGACCGAAAAATAATCCAAGACTAGTCTTCATCAATCCAAAATCCACATCATTATAGAGAAATCAAATCATGGTCTGtttttttcacttgcagtGTAAAGATTTGACGTTCTTGGCTGCCACATCAAAAGCTATGGTGCAGTTCATGTTGGcggccttcttcttcttcatgatGAACATAATTGCAACTTTTCCGTTCAATCTTCCTACGCTGTTGAGCGTCAACACCCCGCTCCTCAATTCACTTTCAAAGTTTGAACCAGTTATTgcatttgaattcaaactcaCCTCCGCATTTCTTTTTATGGTCGAAAGCCATCCAGCCTTGCCCTTTGCGATATCAATTACTGCCAGAGTGGCTCCTTGGTGTTGAAACGTGATATTGGCAGCATTGAACTTGTAGGAACCCCAGTTGGCTGAGTTCTTGATCTTGATTTGGGTTGTGAATTTCGTGTCGAATGAAGGCGCTGCCGAGTCAGATACGAAGCTTTCGACATTGATGTTGCCTAGCCTGAACCTGGGGGTTTTCACTTTCATGACAGTGAGACTCATTGTGGTGATAACTATGATCTGAAACACAACgaaaatagtaatatatatggccaatttgattttcttcttgcGTTTCAGCTCATCAGCATTTTCCAAAGACTCTGCATCACTTCTTTGGTAACCATGGTTTGCCggggctgcaggataagcctTCTCAGCCATGTTTCTTAGCTTATCTTTTTTCTGATATGAGTGAAAAGAAAGTTGTCTGCTTTTGAGGAGTCTGCTTTTCTGGGATATGAAACTTGAAAATGGAGGGAGTTGTTTGTGGAAATGATGGAAGAGTATCCTCCTATTTATAGTATTTGGAATTTTGCCAATTTAATTAAGTTATGGGGGTGGAAATCAACTTCCTGGAAATTGTGAGTTTCAGCAGAAGAGATTATTTGCAGACGCCAAACGCGTCCAAAGCCAAAGGTGTGAATTATTGACTTCTAGATGATGGAAGACTTTGTTGAGGGGCTTTTAGGCTTTTTGCTTTGAGTCACGTAATggacaaataaaaatatcccAATGACATGTGAGAACATGGTGTGGGATCACCTTGTGAATAGTTTTGGCAAAttatactttgaattattctTCAGTCCAGAACACAGTCATGGTTTAAGGAACTTTATTTGACCATGAACACAGTTATGATTACTCACCAAACTCGGAATATCTTAAAATATAGGCAATTGGCCAACTGTGATATTATCACACACCTATGGCGGCTTCAAGACGTTGcctaaaaccaaaacaattgGATCTCCAAAATCTTACAGGGAGATGTACCACATgtctataattttattttatccttttctttgttggctttgtttGGACGTAGACTTTTTCCTACATATGGAgaaatttttgtatgtttCGAGTACACCGAAGTCCAAAAATATTTCGACCATCTAGAAGACTATTAAGTCCAAAGCTATATTCTAAGCGCGTTTGTTTACATTTCAGCATTTCCTGGGTCGGTAATTATGACACTCATCATCATATTTCCACtcttaaatcattaattaatcaaacaaaatatcCAAACTCCaaacactatatatataacacaCTACTCTTCCATCAACTCCACAAACAACTACTCCCTCCACTTCCAAGTTTCATccacaaaaccaaaccaactaCAAAAGCAGAgaacttttgttttccaacttttttatcggaaaagaaaaggaaacatgGCTTGGAAAACAAGTGATGCGGAGTCTTTGAGATCCTCTGATGAGCAGAAACgcaagaagaaaatcaaattggccatatatattactatttttgTTGTGTTTCAGATCATCGTTATCACCACAATGAGTCTCACTGTGATGAAAGTTAAGACCCCCAGGTTCAGGCTAGGCAACATCAATGTCGAAAGCTTCGTATCTGACTCGGCAGCGCCTTCATTCGACACGAAATTCACAACCCAAATCAAGATCAAGAACTCAGCCAACTGGGGTTCCTACAAGTTCAATGCTGCCAATATCACGTTTCAACACCAAGGAGCGACTCTGGCAGTAATTGATATCGCAAAGGGCAAGGCTGGATGGCTTTCGACCATAAAAAGAAATGCGGAGGtgagtttgaattcaaatgcAATAACTGGTTCAAACTTTGAAAGTGAATTGAGGAGCGGGGTGTTGACGCTCAACAGCGTAGGAAGATTGAACGGAAAAGTTGCAATTATGTTCatcatgaagaagaagaaggccgCCAACATGAACTGCACCATAGCTCTTGATGTGGCAGCCAAGTCGGTCAAATCTTTACACTGCAAGTGAAGACACACAAGCAAAGCAACGAGTGCAGGAGGGTGGAATAGAATTGCATGATTTCTATATCCTCTTCAGGAATCAAATTGCGGCTGAACAAGAGTAgtgttttatttgttatgttatagtttttgtttgtgtgaCGCTTGAATTTGTACTTATTTAATCTTTTACTAGTGagccactttttttttactgttttttACCGGGATTTTAATGATATTCGGAGTACTCTCAATTATAGAGTTGTGAAGTAAATTTGATGAATAGTGTCATTTTGTGAGGTAAAATTGCCCCTAGCCCCCTAACATCACTACTAGACATGCTCTTAACTACAATTTAGAGAAATGTCGGCAAAATGTGCTTCAAGGCTTCAATCATGCTAAGCTATCTTGCTACTAACAAGCTCAAGTTTTGCAAGTGACTCTGAGTAGCTCCGTGTTCAATATTCCAACTGCCAAGTTTTACTCACTAAATGATGTGTAAGTGTCTGATAGATTGAAGTCTGaccaattttgaaattttatttattattaacaaGTAAGATATTGAAACATACACCGATCATTTAGTAAATTTAATCTCATCTcactttaaaattttcagagtaATTAAAAGATCATTGTTGAATGAAAATgttgaaattaaaaagataataaaaattgaTCACTAGTAAAATAACTAGAATGGCCAGTGTAGCCTATAAACATTATTAGTCCTATCTAAAAGCAATTTGGATAAGTATCTGTGAATGTCATgatcaaaggaaaaaaagcaaACAGGTGGACAGGAATCTTCTAATGGGATTATTATCTCCTTGAATGGTCATGGCCCTATACCTATATGTTATTCGTCCTCCCTCCTGGCTTGCAACTTGCAAAGTTGGGTAGAGAAAATTATACACATGACAAAATATCTTTTATTGGTCCCATTTACTGTTTGGCTTTGTTCCTTCCTcctcataaataaaatactttttttctttatgttgaTTTATTTAAGCCTCAAGCTTTTGGGGTGTGTGGTGTTTTTCATGCTTCTTCTCTGTACAAGTGTTTTGGGGAGCAGACATCATTTCTTTTCTACTGTAGTATCATTGGATGATGTTAGGCCATGTTTGGACATTAACACGTTTGCCACGGTTGAGATTCCTTGATCATGATGGAGGAACCTCCTGCCTTAAttatggaaagaaaagaaagaaaattcatatcaCTCAGCAAAAATGGGCAGATGCTTTCAAGCACCACCAAAGATGACAACAACTTGGCCACTTGGGTTTATTTTATTCTGCATAAGATGGTCATCACACCCTTGGTCCTGTTCAAAACTGTTCAAGTGGTGGCTCTTATGCAGCACTCAAAAGCCCCACAGGGTTGCTTGTTGCCTAATAAAAAAGATTACAAATATAATTCAGCCAGTGAATCTGTGCATGAAAAGTCCTCACCTAGGCTTGAGGTCCAAAAAGGACGACTGGGACCACAAGAAGGTTCGTGGATACAATAACACCAAGTCAACATTTTACAGTAGGTGAGTTTGGCGTTTCAACATCaacagtaaaaataaaataaaataaaaacaaacaaacaaaaccccaTTTATGTTAGGTCCTTTTCCTGGAAGCAAAGCCCATTGAGAAAATTGCAGACACACCACCAGTCTATAAGTATTACACAACACTTCTTCACTGCAATTACCACAAACACAAGTCCTCCATTTCCCAATCCATCTATGAGAAGCAAATCACCCcattaaaaaagaacaagtgagaagaagaaaaatggctGAGAAGGATGGAGATCATGAAGCAAACGCATACCACCAGGCCGAGGAGCTCAAACGccagaagaaaatcaaaaggttgaaatattttggtattttcaTTGTGTTTCAAGTCATAGTAATCACCATATTCTCACTCACTGTGATGAAAGCTAAGACTCCAAAACTCAAGTTGGCAAGCAACGTCTATATCCAAACACTCACCTATTCCCCGGCAACACCTTCGTTCGATATGAGCTTCATAACACAAGTCAGAGTGCGAAACCCAAACTGGGGTCCTTTTAAGTTTCGTGACGGCACCGTCGTGTTTACGTACCAAGGTGTGGTTGTTGGGCAAGTTTATATTCCAAATGGCAAAGTCGGATTGCGATCCACCAAAAAAATCACTGTGCTTGTGAATGTGAATTCCAATGCGTTGCCAGGCAAGTCTGCTCTTGGAAATGAGCTCAGCAATGGGTTGCTGTTGCTGACCAGCACAGCCGAGTTGAAGGGAAAGGTTGAGTTGATGCTGATCATGAAGACAAAGAAGACAGCTGAATTGAGCTGCTCTATGGTGTTCAATTTGGCAGCAAGGTCTCTCCAGAATTTGGATTGTAACTGAGAATCGAGccaattttagttttatgtCTACAAATTTTGATTGTTA
This genomic interval carries:
- the LOC18777807 gene encoding uncharacterized protein LOC18777807, translating into MAEKAYPAAPANHGYQRSDAESLENADELKRKKKIKLAIYITIFVVFQIIVITTMSLTVMKVKTPRFRLGNINVESFVSDSAAPSFDTKFTTQIKIKNSANWGSYKFNAANITFQHQGATLAVIDIAKGKAGWLSTIKRNAEVSLNSNAITGSNFESELRSGVLTLNSVGRLNGKVAIMFIMKKKKAANMNCTIAFDVAAKNVKSLHCK
- the LOC18776473 gene encoding uncharacterized protein LOC18776473 — protein: MAWKTSDAESLRSSDEQKRKKKIKLAIYITIFVVFQIIVITTMSLTVMKVKTPRFRLGNINVESFVSDSAAPSFDTKFTTQIKIKNSANWGSYKFNAANITFQHQGATLAVIDIAKGKAGWLSTIKRNAEVSLNSNAITGSNFESELRSGVLTLNSVGRLNGKVAIMFIMKKKKAANMNCTIALDVAAKSVKSLHCK
- the LOC18778012 gene encoding uncharacterized protein LOC18778012 — encoded protein: MAEKDGDHEANAYHQAEELKRQKKIKRLKYFGIFIVFQVIVITIFSLTVMKAKTPKLKLASNVYIQTLTYSPATPSFDMSFITQVRVRNPNWGPFKFRDGTVVFTYQGVVVGQVYIPNGKVGLRSTKKITVLVNVNSNALPGKSALGNELSNGLLLLTSTAELKGKVELMLIMKTKKTAELSCSMVFNLAARSLQNLDCN